From a region of the Corallococcus coralloides DSM 2259 genome:
- a CDS encoding sensor histidine kinase, which yields MTHRPHSSRLRDALGSLSARLLLAFLLPTLLFLSVAGASVYALARASLEDELGASLSALAAATASQVSGERMLTIEPGDDVSGTRTWRALVRLLDGVRTASGVRRVYAVDARGRMRADAGGNLPVGTELPDLARDRLELTRVLAGKRAASQVLFTGSDGLLYKTGYAPVVQDGQVVGAIGVEGSAAFFGPLRRLWRTFVMASAVALVALALIAVITARGLARPLRRLMDSALRIGRGDLATPVPPEPTREIGVLARELEVMRGALESRDRQLKLMLAGVAHEVRNPLGGIALFSGLLQEDLRAGAHADANSHVDRIQREVAYLQRIVEDFLAFAREQPLARAPMEAPDLVSNACELLSAEAHTKGVALDVAAAPAHLEADGSLLTAALVNLVKNAVQAAPAGSHVRIRGEVRDGRYAIDVQDSGPGVPEAERERIFEPFFTTREQGTGLGLPLARKIVRAHGGELSLRSTPGETVFTLSLPCPAPEAGAAPAR from the coding sequence ATGACGCATCGCCCCCATTCCTCCCGTCTGCGGGACGCGCTGGGCTCGCTGTCCGCGCGGCTGCTGTTGGCGTTCCTCCTGCCCACCCTGCTCTTCCTGTCGGTCGCGGGCGCTTCCGTGTACGCGCTGGCCCGCGCGAGCCTGGAGGACGAGCTGGGCGCGAGCCTGTCCGCGCTCGCCGCCGCCACCGCCAGCCAGGTCAGCGGCGAGCGCATGCTCACCATCGAGCCCGGCGACGACGTGTCCGGCACCCGCACCTGGCGCGCCCTCGTGCGCCTCTTGGACGGCGTGCGCACCGCGAGCGGCGTGCGCCGGGTCTACGCCGTGGACGCGCGGGGGCGCATGCGCGCGGACGCGGGCGGCAACCTGCCCGTGGGCACCGAGCTGCCAGACCTCGCGCGCGACCGGCTGGAGTTGACGCGCGTCCTCGCCGGCAAGCGCGCCGCCAGCCAGGTGCTCTTCACCGGCTCCGACGGGCTGCTCTACAAGACGGGCTACGCCCCCGTGGTCCAGGATGGACAGGTGGTGGGTGCCATCGGCGTGGAGGGCAGCGCGGCCTTCTTCGGACCGCTGCGGCGGCTGTGGCGCACCTTCGTCATGGCCAGCGCCGTGGCGCTTGTCGCGCTCGCCCTCATCGCCGTCATCACCGCCCGGGGCCTGGCCCGCCCGCTGCGGCGGCTGATGGACTCCGCGCTGCGAATCGGCCGGGGGGACCTGGCCACGCCCGTGCCGCCGGAGCCCACCCGCGAAATCGGCGTGCTCGCGCGCGAACTGGAAGTCATGCGCGGCGCGTTGGAGAGCAGGGATCGGCAACTCAAGCTCATGCTCGCGGGCGTGGCCCACGAGGTGCGCAACCCGCTGGGCGGCATCGCGCTCTTCTCAGGCCTCTTGCAGGAGGACCTGCGCGCGGGCGCCCACGCGGACGCGAACAGCCACGTGGACCGCATCCAGCGCGAGGTCGCCTACCTCCAGCGCATCGTCGAGGACTTCCTCGCCTTCGCCCGCGAACAGCCGCTGGCGCGCGCGCCCATGGAAGCGCCCGACCTGGTCTCCAATGCGTGCGAGCTGCTCTCCGCGGAGGCGCACACCAAGGGCGTGGCCCTGGACGTGGCCGCCGCGCCCGCGCACCTGGAGGCGGATGGCAGCCTGCTGACCGCCGCGCTCGTGAACCTGGTGAAGAACGCCGTGCAGGCCGCGCCCGCCGGGAGCCACGTGCGGATCCGCGGCGAGGTGCGCGACGGGCGCTATGCCATCGACGTCCAGGACTCGGGCCCGGGCGTGCCCGAGGCCGAGCGCGAGCGCATCTTCGAGCCCTTCTTCACCACCCGCGAGCAGGGCACCGGGCTGGGCCTGCCGCTCGCGCGCAAAATCGTCCGCGCCCACGGCGGAGAGCTCTCCCTGCGCTCCACGCCGGGCGAGACCGTCTTCACCCTGTCGCTGCCCTGCCCTGCTCCCGAAGCTGGGGCGGCACCGGCACGCTGA